The following coding sequences lie in one Planctomycetota bacterium genomic window:
- a CDS encoding protein kinase, producing MQIPEDDVFLGRTVLERKLVSREALLECLFQCAQERKAGRPRPLGVLLVSRGLLLQEDLDAILASRVAAGGAERPLSEAEVGRLLVAAGLLSRENVEECVRLQEEMRRAGKTPPPLGQLAVHRGYVSEPQLRRVLGYQRKLVYECSACRVRIHAAPPPPGSRYRCRTCGSPLVPAEPAPAPAASPLALREAERGEDTQMEIDRAVAAFLKQKELVRRDQLREAQRLQMEFARYGLVVPLLELVRRIGAITLEQQKNLEARNFAGMVRGPDWKGQLVPGYRLLSRVAVGGFASIWTAEPLFGSGRVAIKILHPERAQDPRSVARFEWEAMLLRRFECPSIVRGLDHGFERGTHYVVMEYVEGRSLGQALSETGAFPARDALALARQVAEALRYLHGQGYLHRDIKPDNVLLEASGRAKLCDLGFSVPIPRHGADGGRPKTVVGTAGYMSPEALEGRPTLGVGGDLYALGILLYALLTGHEPYTGASSQEVVTDQIESGLPVPNLMLVPAPPSVVALLKRLMHPDPDRRFRSADEVLAALGNLAVS from the coding sequence ATGCAGATCCCGGAGGACGACGTCTTCCTGGGACGGACCGTTCTTGAGCGCAAGCTCGTTTCGCGGGAAGCGCTCCTCGAATGCCTCTTCCAATGCGCCCAGGAGCGCAAGGCGGGCCGGCCTCGACCGCTGGGGGTTCTTCTCGTCTCCCGGGGCCTGCTGCTTCAGGAGGATCTCGACGCGATTCTGGCCTCCCGCGTGGCCGCGGGCGGCGCCGAGCGCCCGCTCAGCGAGGCGGAGGTCGGGCGGCTCCTCGTCGCCGCGGGGCTCCTTTCGCGGGAAAACGTCGAGGAGTGCGTCCGTCTCCAGGAGGAAATGCGCCGCGCGGGCAAGACTCCGCCTCCCCTCGGGCAGCTGGCCGTGCATCGCGGTTACGTGAGCGAGCCTCAGCTGCGGCGCGTCCTCGGCTATCAGCGCAAGCTCGTCTACGAATGCTCCGCCTGCCGGGTGCGGATCCACGCCGCGCCGCCCCCGCCCGGGAGCCGGTACCGGTGCCGGACGTGCGGAAGCCCGCTCGTTCCCGCGGAGCCCGCGCCCGCGCCGGCGGCCTCTCCCCTGGCGCTTCGCGAGGCGGAGCGGGGCGAGGATACGCAGATGGAAATCGACCGCGCGGTGGCCGCCTTCCTCAAGCAGAAGGAGCTCGTCCGGCGGGACCAGCTCCGCGAGGCCCAGCGGCTCCAGATGGAATTCGCCCGCTACGGCCTCGTGGTGCCGCTTCTCGAGCTCGTGCGCCGGATCGGCGCGATCACCCTGGAGCAGCAGAAGAATCTGGAGGCGCGGAACTTCGCGGGAATGGTCCGGGGACCCGACTGGAAGGGTCAGCTCGTCCCGGGATATCGCCTCCTTTCGCGCGTCGCCGTCGGCGGGTTCGCCTCCATCTGGACGGCGGAGCCGCTCTTCGGGTCCGGCCGCGTGGCGATCAAGATCCTCCACCCCGAGCGCGCGCAGGATCCCCGCTCGGTGGCGCGCTTCGAATGGGAGGCGATGCTCCTGCGGCGGTTCGAATGTCCGTCGATCGTCCGGGGCCTCGACCACGGGTTCGAACGGGGCACGCATTACGTCGTCATGGAATACGTGGAGGGACGCTCCCTGGGACAGGCGCTCTCCGAAACGGGAGCCTTCCCGGCGCGCGACGCGCTCGCCCTGGCGCGCCAGGTCGCCGAGGCCCTCCGGTATCTCCACGGCCAGGGATACCTCCACCGGGACATCAAGCCGGACAACGTTCTCCTCGAGGCTTCGGGGCGGGCCAAGCTCTGCGATCTCGGATTCTCCGTGCCCATTCCGCGGCACGGCGCCGACGGCGGACGCCCGAAAACGGTCGTGGGCACCGCGGGATACATGTCTCCGGAGGCGCTCGAGGGCCGGCCGACCCTCGGAGTGGGCGGCGATCTTTACGCTCTCGGGATCCTCCTCTATGCGCTCCTGACCGGCCACGAACCCTACACGGGGGCCAGCTCGCAGGAAGTCGTGACCGATCAGATCGAATCCGGGCTGCCCGTGCCGAACCTGATGCTCGTGCCGGCGCCGCCTTCGGTCGTCGCGCTGCTCAAGCGCCTGATGCACCCGGATCCTGACCGGCGGTTCCGGTCGGCGGACGAGGTCCTGGCGGCGCTCGGGAATCTGGCCGTTTCGTAG
- a CDS encoding serine/threonine-protein kinase produces MSADDAAFGKFLLDRGLLAPEEYEEAERERRASGRPLAEILVARKYLNPVQVADAAAAMNRRVRFCASCRGPAYVTRLMEEGERCPRCLGPLEWQAEAVVAQIRDLDKLVQLTRDELPPDVQAARSVPGRIFGKYILLQEVGRGGAGVVHKAWDTMLAEYVALKFVRDPGPAAGSDREARRAREERILDLLQEARAALRLRHEHIVAVRDLGRVGDQFYIAMDYVEGRTLADDIREAQRRGLLSPLYEDPVFYLGVVRDVANAIHYAHTFPRPIVHCDLKPGNILLSAAGAAYVMDFGLARALGRGPAESGEADERVRGTPSYMAPEQLSGRTDRIGPWTDVYALGATLYELLAGRPPFTGEPLDVLVRALREDPERPTDVARRASEGAGRDSTKILTGLSKLEEICLRSLAREPSDRYGSARQVAEELGRVIEAVEAGHEKGFVPPRLKEAQERAEIRRVDEEITHLRLEEAERQLEKLRGRRDTTRMRHRLSDLRQQMAFVEGFRGRLVERLNAARPTFARLELFSGTLEGVEVLKATSRKIYLLVGEVPREAEWSAFPAAQVADMAEAVGLTAPADRLALGILCHHARQADRALAYLRSLAGTEYEEAARQVTATAG; encoded by the coding sequence GTGTCGGCCGACGACGCGGCGTTCGGAAAGTTCCTTCTGGACCGGGGCCTTCTCGCGCCGGAGGAGTACGAGGAGGCCGAGCGGGAGCGGCGCGCCTCCGGGCGTCCGCTCGCCGAGATCCTGGTCGCCCGCAAGTACCTCAACCCGGTCCAGGTGGCCGACGCCGCCGCGGCGATGAATCGGCGGGTGCGCTTCTGCGCCTCGTGCCGGGGGCCGGCGTACGTCACGCGCCTCATGGAGGAAGGGGAACGCTGCCCGCGGTGCCTGGGACCCCTCGAATGGCAGGCCGAGGCGGTGGTGGCGCAGATCCGGGATCTCGACAAGCTCGTCCAGCTCACCCGGGACGAGCTGCCTCCGGACGTCCAGGCCGCGCGCTCGGTGCCGGGCCGCATCTTCGGCAAATACATCCTCCTCCAGGAGGTCGGGCGCGGCGGGGCCGGCGTGGTCCACAAAGCGTGGGACACGATGCTGGCCGAGTACGTCGCCCTCAAGTTCGTTCGGGATCCCGGTCCGGCCGCGGGATCCGACCGCGAAGCCCGCCGGGCGCGGGAGGAGCGGATTCTGGACCTTCTGCAGGAAGCGCGGGCGGCGCTCCGGCTGCGCCATGAGCACATCGTGGCCGTGCGCGACCTCGGACGCGTGGGCGACCAGTTCTACATCGCCATGGATTACGTGGAAGGCCGGACGCTGGCCGACGACATCCGGGAGGCTCAGCGGCGGGGCCTGCTGTCGCCGCTCTACGAGGATCCGGTCTTCTACCTGGGCGTCGTGCGCGACGTCGCCAACGCGATCCATTACGCCCATACGTTTCCCCGGCCGATCGTGCACTGCGACCTCAAGCCGGGCAACATCCTTCTGAGCGCGGCCGGAGCGGCCTACGTCATGGACTTCGGCCTGGCGCGCGCCCTGGGACGGGGTCCGGCCGAGTCCGGAGAAGCGGACGAGCGCGTCCGCGGGACGCCCTCGTACATGGCTCCGGAGCAGCTTTCCGGGAGGACCGACCGGATCGGGCCGTGGACGGACGTGTACGCCCTGGGGGCGACGCTCTACGAGCTTCTGGCCGGCCGGCCGCCGTTCACGGGAGAGCCCCTGGACGTCCTCGTGCGCGCGTTGCGCGAGGACCCGGAGCGCCCCACCGACGTGGCCCGGCGCGCCTCGGAGGGGGCCGGCCGGGACTCGACGAAGATCCTCACCGGGCTCTCCAAGCTCGAGGAGATCTGCCTGCGGTCGCTCGCCCGGGAGCCGTCCGACCGGTACGGTTCGGCGCGGCAGGTGGCCGAGGAGCTCGGGCGGGTGATCGAGGCGGTGGAGGCGGGGCACGAAAAAGGCTTCGTGCCGCCGCGGCTCAAGGAAGCGCAGGAGCGCGCCGAGATCCGGCGCGTGGACGAGGAGATCACGCACCTTCGGCTCGAGGAAGCCGAGCGGCAGCTCGAGAAGCTCCGGGGTCGGAGGGACACCACCCGGATGCGCCATCGGCTGTCGGACCTGCGCCAGCAGATGGCCTTCGTGGAGGGGTTTCGAGGACGTCTGGTGGAACGGTTGAACGCGGCGCGGCCGACGTTCGCGCGGCTGGAGCTTTTCTCCGGGACGCTCGAAGGCGTGGAGGTCCTCAAGGCCACGTCGCGCAAGATCTATCTCCTGGTGGGCGAGGTCCCGAGGGAGGCGGAGTGGTCGGCGTTTCCGGCCGCGCAGGTGGCGGACATGGCGGAGGCGGTGGGACTGACCGCTCCGGCGGATCGGCTGGCGCTCGGGATTCTTTGCCATCACGCACGGCAGGCGGACCGGGCGCTCGCCTACCTGCGGTCGCTGGCCGGCACCGAATACGAGGAGGCGGCCCGGCAGGTGACGGCGACCGCCGGGTGA